From a single Plasmodium cynomolgi strain B DNA, scaffold: 0024, whole genome shotgun sequence genomic region:
- a CDS encoding hypothetical protein (putative) codes for MLPSQLMYANFENGEKYCMLHVKQVNNGKIKNAESTLKWLLKSDVTLANRIIHAYCYTYTKEKSGQPYYDPCKCLYYWIGDKIIGKFNDSYIFVSRMKAIYQELQKLGLPSQCNNIYPDMSSYIFSERKKIFNYNYNYQELMKQPGNNKYICTTQIEQCQKDAKGAYDSLISICNDDHESYCIDFKTSGRKGKSQVVSELKCEKVRGADFATNERSEDTTDKHSQEKVFLAKERKQKVLKVKISKRNV; via the exons ATGTTACCCTCACAACTGATGTATGCTAATTTcgaaaatggagagaagtATTGTATGCTTCATGTAAAACAGGTGAACAAcgggaaaataaagaatgcGGAGAGTACATTAAAATGGTTACTGAAGAGTGATGTGACCTTGGCCAACAGAATTATACATGCATATTGTTACACATATACAAAGGAGAAGAGTGGGCAGCCGTATTATGATCCCTGCAAATGTCTGTACTATTGGATAGGTGACAAAATAATTGGAAAATTCAATGATTCTTATATATTTGTGAGTAGAATGAAGGCAATTTACCAGGAACTGCAGAAATTGGGGCTCCCATCTCAGTGCAACAATATATACCCTGATATGAGCTCGTACATTTTCtctgaaaggaaaaaaatattcaattaTAACTATAACTATCAGGAACTGATGAAACAACCGgggaataataaatatatctgTACTACGCAAATTGAACAATGCCAGAAGGATGCTAAGGGAGCATATGACAGTTTAATTAGTATTTGTAATGATGACCATGAGTCATATTGCATAGATTTTAAGACGTCTGGTAGAAAAGGGAAGAGTCAAGTGGTATCAGAAttaaaatgcgaaaaagTGCGTGGAGCAGATTTTGCAACAAATGAAAGAAGTGAAGATACCACAGATAAG CACTCACAAGAGAAGGTATTTCTAGCCAAGGAAAGAAAGCAGAAGGTGCTCAAAGTCAAGATAAGCAAGCGGAACGTGTAA